One Numenius arquata chromosome 13, bNumArq3.hap1.1, whole genome shotgun sequence genomic region harbors:
- the ANKRD27 gene encoding ankyrin repeat domain-containing protein 27 yields the protein MAMYDEDILKNPFYLAIQKRRPDLCSKVAELHGIVLVPCKGSLSSNSLSTCQFESYVLKPLEENFQTLNGKEIFIQGNLIILGTGFNYHLSVPVLFEETFYNEKEESFSILCIAHPLEKTENSSESAASSNCYSLKNIEDVREFLGRHCERFDKYIGSFYRTFKEHERKSLRHYIDSVNGLYTKCLQHLLRDSHLKVLAKQEEQMNLIKQAVEMYIHHAIYDLVFKYVGTIEASEDAAFNKITRSLQDLQQKDIGVKPEFSFNIPRAKRELGQLNKCTSPQQKLLCLRKVVQIIMQSPSQRVNMETMCADDLLSVLLYLLVKTEIPNWMANLSYIKNFRLCSSVKDELGYCLTSIEAAIEYIRQGNLSDRSTESERLFDKLLLRQRMNFLSQMSATPIDCLYKHIASGNQEEVERLLSQGDSDKDTVQKMCHPLCYCDKCEKVVSGKLNDPSIITAFSRDDRGYTPLHIAAICGQTSLVDLLVAKGAIVNATDYHGSTPLHLACQKGYQNVTLLLLHYKAATDVQDNNGNTPLHLACTYGHEDCVKALVYYDVHSCRLDIGNEKGDTPLHIAARWGYQGIIEVLLQNGANPEIQNRMKETSLQCALNSKILSLMELNYLTFERGQSASESPLRSPQRSTETFSRGSSVSSLSSASTDIKQEEVKNSYKEVEKLLRAVADGDLEMVRYLLEWMEEDLEDEDDTTSTSKPEFCHPLCQCSKCGPAQKKFARISANGLGVNVSNQDGFTALHVAALHGHSELVSLLLKHGASISAKDAKQAVPLHLACQKGHLQVVKCLMDYNAKQNKKDIYGNTPLIYACLNGQYETTALLLQRGASVNLSNAKGNTALHEAVMGRNEALVALLLQNGAMTHLRNERNCTPADCAEPNSNIIKLLETAPSYVSTTAEREKEYEQHATIKIRKKVNSKPCEKADDPISRQLQLVQSINRFNKAKHLRRTITRDKSIPNFDYQLLHQLAIKSFDKTKLKSVETLDQSAVKSIDTGCSGEFVKHDDVIEVPHRSKLMHRRHTVNVTLSAENVSENSLSSPRNPSISQSRDCCDDLLSKH from the exons TCATTTTAGGAACTGGTTTTAATTATCATCTGTCAGTACCTGTTCTTTTTGAGGAAACattttacaatgaaaaagaagaaagctttagTATATTGTGCATAGCTCATCCATTGGAAAAAACGGAAAACTCAA GTGAATCTGCAGCTTCATCAAACTGCTATTCTCTTAAAAATATTGAAGATGTTAGAGAATTCTTGGGAAGGCACTGTGAGAGATTTGATAAATACATAGGATCTTTCTATAGAACGTTTAAAGAACACGAAAGGAAAAGCCTCCGCCACTACATA gaTTCCGTCAATGGACTTTATACCAAATGTCTCCAGCATCTTTTGAGAGATTCGCACTTG AAGGTGCTTGCAAAGCAAGAAGAGCAGATGAATCTGATTAAACAAGCAGTTGAA atgTATATCCACCATGCTATTTATGATCTAGTTTTTAAATATGTGGGGACTATTGAGGCAAGTGAG GATGCTGCTTTTAACAAAATCACGAGGAGCCTTCAAGACCTGCAGCAAAAAGACATTGGGGTGAAGCCTGAGTTCAG TTTTAATATCCCGCGTGCAAAGCGAGAACTGGGTCAGTTGAACAAATGTACTTCCCCTCAACAGAAGCTACTTTGTCTACGGAAAGTGGTACAAATTATTATGCAATCTCCTAGCCAAAGAG ttaatatgGAAACCATGTGTGCAGATGATCTTCTCTCTGTCTTACTGTATTTACTTGTAAAAACAGAAATCCCAAACTG GATGGCCAACTTGAGCTACATAAAGAACTTCAGGCTTTGCAGCTCAGTGAAGGATGAATTGGGATATTGTCTAACCTCAATTGAGGCTGCAATAGAATACATACGGCAAGGCAATCTCTCTGACAGATCAACA gaatcTGAGAGACTTTTTGACAAGCTGCTTTTAAGACAAAGGATGAACTTCTTGTCCCAGATGTCTGCTACTCCAATAGACTGCTTATATAAG CATATTGCTTCAGGTAACCAGGAGGAAGTGGAGCGACTACTAAGTCAAGGTGACAGTGATAAGGACACTGTACAGAAAATGTGTCACCCGCTCTGTTACTGTGACAAATGCGAGAAGGTGGTTTCTGG GAAACTGAATGATCCTTCCATTATCACTGCATTTTCCCGAGACGACCGGGGATATACACCACTTCATATAGCTGCTATTTGTG GACAAACATCATTAGTGGATTTATTGGTAGCCAAAGGAGCCATCGTCAATGCTACAGATTACCATGGTTCAACTCCACTTCACCTTGCCTGTCAGAAGGGATATCAAAATGTTACG cttctCTTATTGCACTATAAGGCAGCTACTGATGTTCAGGACAATAATGGAAATACTCCACTTCATTTAGCCTGCACTTATGGTCATGAGGAT tgcGTCAAAGCTTTAGTCTACTACGATGTGCATTCCTGTAGACTAGATATTGGTAATGAAAAGGGAGATACTCCTCTCCATATAGCTGCTCGTTGGGGCTATCAAGGGATCATAGAAGTCCTGTTGCAAAATGGGGCAAATCCAGAAATTCAAAACCGGATGAAAGAGACTTCCCTACAGTGTGCATTAAATTCCAAG ATTTTGTCATTGATGGAATTAAACTATTTAACGTTTGAAAGAGGACAGAGTGCTTCTGAG TCACCACTTAGGTCTCCTCAGCGCTCAACAGAAACTTTCAGCAGAGGGTCTTCAGTGTCAAGTCTGTCATCAGCATCAACTGATATAAAGCAAGAAGAAGTGAAAAATAGTTATAAAGAG GTGGAAAAACTCCTAAGAGCAGTTGCTGATGGAGATCTGGAAATG GTACGTTATCTCTTGGAATGGATGGAAGAAGACTTAGAAGATGAGGATGACACAACCAGTACATCAAAACCAGAATTCTGCCATCCGTTATGCCAGTGCTCAAAATGTGGGCCAGCACAAAAG AAATTTGCCAGGATCTCTGCTAACGGCCTTGGAGTGAATGTTTCAAACCAGGATGGTTTCACAGCATTGCACGTGGCTGCGCTGCACGGACACTCTGAGCTGGTCTCTCTCCTGTTGAAACATGGAGCCAGTATCAGTGCCAAGGATGCGAAACAGGCGGTTCCTCTTCACCTAGCCTGCCAGAAAGGTCACCTCCAG GTGGTAAAGTGTCTGATGGATTACAAtgctaaacaaaataaaaaagacatataTGGAAATACTCCTTTAATTTATGCATGCTTGAATGGTCAGTATGAGACTACTGCCTTGTTGTTACAG CGTGGAGCTTCTGTTAACCTCTCCAATGCCAAAGGGAACACAGCGCTGCATGAGGCCGTGATGGGGAGGAATGAAGCCCTGGTAGCCTTGCTCCTTCAGAACGGTGCCATGACACACTTAAGGAACGAGAGGAACTGCACCCCCGCAGACTGTGCTGAGCCG AATTCAAATATCATTAAGTTGCTGGAAACAGCACCAAGCTATGTATCTacaacagcagagagagaaaaggagtaTGAGCAGCACGCTACTATcaagataagaaaaaaag TGAATTCTAAGCCATGTGAGAAAGCCGATGATCCCATAAGCAGACAACTTCAACTGGTCCAATCAATTAACAGATTTAACAA agcAAAACATTTACGGAGAACAATAACAAGAGATAAAAGCATCCCTAATTTTGACTATCAGTTATTGCATCAG TTAGCTATTAAAAGCTTTGATAAAACCAAGTTAAAATCCGTTGAAACGCTGGACCAGAGCGCAGTTAAGAGTATTGACACAGGATGCAGCGGTGAGTTTGTGAAACATGATGACGTGATAGAAGTTCCTCACAGGAGTAAATTAATGCACCGAAGACACACTGTTAATGTGACACTTTCAGCAGAGAATGTCAGCGAGAATAGTTTATCCAGCCCTAGAAATCCAAGTATTTCACAATCAAGAGACTGCTGTGATGACTTGCTTTCAAAACATTGA